A region of Homo sapiens chromosome 17, GRCh38.p14 Primary Assembly DNA encodes the following proteins:
- the FBXW10 gene encoding F-box/WD repeat-containing protein 10 isoform X13: MENLESRLKNAPYFRCEKGTDSIPLCRKCETCVLAWKIFSTKEWFCRINDISQRRFLVGILKQLNSLYLLHYFQNILQTTQGKDFIYNRSRINLSKKEGKVVKSSLNQMLDKTVEQKMKEILYWFANSTQWTKANYTLLLLQMCNPKLLLTAANVIRVLFLREENNISGKQGHRQRLEGPRRPEGKASEIWLNQDITDVCFSPEKDHSSKSATSQVYWTAKTQHTSLPLSKAPENEHLLGAASNPEEPWRNSLRCISEMNRLFSGKGDITKPGYDPCNLLVDLDDIRDLSSGFSKYRDFIRYLPIHLSKYILSMLGCMRGFPRHLPSWPSSGVSGSIFFFPGMLDRHTLNKCASVSQHWAAMAQQVKMDLSAHGFIQNQITFLQGSYTRGIDPNYANKVSIPVPKMVDDGKSMRVKHPKWKLRTKNEYNLWTAYQNEETQQVLIEERNVFCGTYNVRILSDTWDQNRVIHYSGGDLIAVSSNRKIHLLDIIQVKAIPVEFRGHAGSVRALFLCEEENFLLSGSYDLSIRYWDLKSGVCTRIFGGHQGTITCMDLCKNRLVSGGRDCQVKVWDVDTGKCLKTFRHKDPILATRINDTYIVSSCERGLVKVWHIAMAQLVKTLSGHEGAVKCLFFDQWHLLSGSTDGLVMAWSMVGKYERCLMAFKHPKEVLDVSLLFLRVISACADGKIRIYNFLNGNCMKVLKANGRGWWSTQRAMFSCSSLST, encoded by the exons ATGGAAAACCTGGAATCAAGGCTCAAGAATGCCCCCTATTTTCGTTGTGAGAAGGGAACCGATTCCATCCCTCTATGCCGGAAGTGTGAGACGTGTGTCTTAGCCTGGAAGATCTTCTCTACCAAAGAGTGGTTCTGCAGGATCAATGACATATCACAGAGGAGGTTTCTAGTTGGCATTCTGAAGCAGTTAAATAGCTTATATTTGTTACACTATTTCCAAAATATCCTTCAGACCACACAGGGAAAGGATTTCATCTATAACAGGTCCCGGATCAACCTCAGCAAGAAAGAGGGGAAAGTTGTGAAGTCCTCCTTGAACCAAATGTTGGATAAAACAGTAGAACAGAAGATGAAAGAGATCTTGTACTGGTTTGCGAACAGCACCCAGTGGACCAAGGCGAATTATACTCTCTTACTGCTGCAGATGTGCAACCCCAAATTACTGCTCACTGCTGCCAATGTGATCAGAGTCCTGTTTCTGAGAGAGGAGAACAATATCTCAGGTAAACAAGGCCACAGGCAGAGACTAGAGGGCCCCCGAAGACCAGAAGGCAAGGCTTCAGAAATCT GGCTCAATCAAGACATCACAGATGTGTGTTTTTCCCCTGAGAAAGACCACAGCTCCAAGTCTGCGACCTCACAAGTCTATTGGACAGCCAAAACTCAGCACACATCCCTTCCTTTGTCCAAAGCCCCAGAAAATGAACACTTGCTTGGGGCAGCATCTAACCCTG AGGAACCATGGAGGAATTCACTCCGGTGTATATCCGAAATGAATAGGCTGTTTTCTGGAAAAGGAGACATAACCAAGCCAGGGTACGATCCCTGCAATCTATTGGTTGACCTGGATGACATCAGAGACCTGTCTTCTGGGTTCAGCAAATACCGAGACTTCATCCGTTACCTGCCCATCCACCTCTCCAAGTACATTCTAAGTATGCTGGGGTGTATGAGGGGATTTCCCAGACACCTCCCCTCTTGGCCCAGTTCTGGGGTTTCTgggtccatctttttttttccaggaatgcTGGATAGACACACCCTGAACAAGTGCGCCTCTGTGAGCCAGCACTGGGCCGCCATGGCTCAACAGGTCAAGATGGACTTGTCAGCGCACGGCTTCATTCAGAACCAGATTACCTTCTTGCAG gGGTCCTACACAAGAGGAATTGATCCTAATTATGCCAATAAGGTTTCTATCCCAGTTCCTAAAATGGTAGATGACGGGAAGAGCATGCGTGTGAAACATCCGAAGTGGAAGCTGAGAACGAAG AATGAGTACAACCTGTGGACTGCATACCAGAACGAGGAAACGCAGCAGGTCCTGATAGAGGAGAGAAATGTTTTCTGTGGGACCTACAATGTTCGCATTCTCTCTGACAC GTGGGATCAAAACCGAGTCATCCACTATTCCGGGGGAGATCTGATAGCTGTGTCATCTAATCGAAAGATCCATCTTCTGGACATCATACAAGTGAAAGCGATACCCGTTGAATTCCGAGGCCATGCTGGGAGTGTCCGGGCCCTCTTCCTGTGTGAGGAGGAAAACTTTCTCCTAAGCGGGAGCTATGACCTAAGTATCAG ATACTGGGATCTGAAAAGTGGGGTTTGCACACGAATCTTCGGTGGTCACCAGGGGACTATCACTTGCATGGACTTGTGTAAGAACAGGCTCGTATCTGGAGGAAGAGATTGCCAGGTAAAAG TATGGGATGTAGACACAGGGAAGTGCCTGAAGACGTTTAGACACAAAGACCCCATCTTGGCCACCAGGATCAATGATACCTACATTGTGAGCAGCTGTGAGCGAGGGCTGGTGAAAGTGTGGCACATTGCCATGGCCCAGTTGGTAAAG ACTCTCAGTGGCCATGAGGGAGCCGTGAAATGCCTGTTCTTTGACCAGTGGCATCTCCTCTCAGGAAGTACTGATGGCCTGGTCATGGCCTGGAGCATGGTGGGGAAGTACGAGCGCTGCCTGATGGCCTTCAAGCATCCCAA GGAGGTGCTCGACGTGTCCCTTCTCTTCCTCCGGGTCATCAGCGCCTGTGCAGATGGCAAGATCCGAATTTACAATTTCCTCAACGGGAACTGTATGAAGGTGTTAAAAGCCAATGGCAGAG